In Kryptolebias marmoratus isolate JLee-2015 linkage group LG11, ASM164957v2, whole genome shotgun sequence, the following proteins share a genomic window:
- the LOC108246388 gene encoding uncharacterized oxidoreductase C663.06c-like — MSVKLGGNIVVTGTNRGVGLELVRQLAEKTGEDAHIYVCCREPESPRAEVKHHHVHLAPVPSTDKHTFDSEQFVVSPCSMNLLPRDLHITTDKIYMADEDSISAAVQAVSQQIGSDGLNLLINNAAINKPLQPATLLDTIKSNMMEVFETNVAGPFLLSKAALNMLTRCQAEDFKSHNILVMAIHPGLVRTDMGGEMAPLTPEDSVVGMLGVMSTLSRKHTGTLLDWEGNTIPW; from the exons ATGTCTGTCAAATTGGGCGGCAACATTGTGGTGACTGGTACCAACAGAGGGGTTGGTTTGGAATTGGTCAGACAGCTGGCAGAGAAGACAGGAGAAGATGCTCACATTTATGTCTGCTGCAGGGAACCTGAAAGCCCCAGAGCTGAGGTAAAGCACCATCATGTCCATCTTGCACCCGTACCATCCACTGACAAACACACCTTTGATTCAGAACAATTTGTGGTTTCACCATGCAGTATGAACTTACTCCCTCGTGATTTACACATAACTACTGACAAAATCT ACATGGCAGATGAGGACAGTATTTCCGCTGCAGTCCAGGCTGTGAGTCAGCAGATTGGATCTGACGGGTTAAACCTCCTAATCAACAATGCTGCTATCAACAAACCACTTCAACCAGCAACATTACTGGACACCATAAAAAGCAACATGATGGAGGTGTTTGAAACTAATGTTGCAGGACCGTTTCTCCTTTCAAAG GCAGCACTGAACATGCTGACTCGCTGTCAGGCTGAGGACTTCAAGAGTCACAACATTCTGGTGATGGCCATCCACCCCGGCTTGGTCCGCACTGACATGGGAGGAGAGATG GCTCCACTCACCCCTGAGGACAGTGTTGTTGGCATGCTGGGTGTGATGTCAACACTTAGTAGGAAACATACTGGGACGCTGCTGGACTGGGAGGGCAACACGATTCCCTGGTAG